A DNA window from Hyphomicrobiales bacterium 4NK60-0047b contains the following coding sequences:
- a CDS encoding FadR/GntR family transcriptional regulator has protein sequence MTKNISLEPIHTEPAYRVAAASLRTKILSGEINVGEVLPSETSMANLLGVNRSTIREAIRLLEENGIVARKPGGKKLFVTVPQRAELSNRMTAAMILQKIKIDELYRTMLILEPPIAVDASKFATDAQILALEENVLLTEKNLSDNQVVLELDVEFHDLLCEASNNRAIQLCRDPISDLFYPAFSGVIKSLNASERLLAAHRNILDALKSGDATTAEEWMKRHIEDFRRGYELANLDIDTPITRFPLAGENDSE, from the coding sequence ATGACCAAAAACATTTCTTTAGAACCCATTCATACAGAACCTGCTTACAGAGTTGCTGCCGCATCCTTACGCACTAAGATCCTATCTGGGGAAATAAATGTTGGAGAAGTTCTTCCATCTGAAACCTCAATGGCTAACCTACTAGGTGTAAATAGGTCAACAATAAGAGAGGCAATTCGTCTTTTAGAAGAGAATGGAATAGTTGCAAGAAAACCTGGCGGAAAAAAACTATTTGTTACAGTTCCCCAAAGGGCAGAACTATCCAACCGCATGACTGCAGCAATGATTTTACAAAAAATAAAAATCGATGAACTCTATAGAACCATGCTCATATTAGAACCTCCAATAGCAGTTGATGCTTCTAAATTTGCAACTGATGCACAAATCTTAGCTCTGGAAGAAAATGTTTTATTAACTGAGAAAAATTTATCAGATAACCAAGTAGTTCTAGAGTTAGATGTCGAATTCCACGATCTATTATGCGAAGCAAGTAATAACAGAGCTATACAACTCTGCCGTGATCCCATCAGTGACCTATTTTATCCAGCTTTTAGTGGCGTGATAAAAAGTTTAAATGCAAGTGAACGCTTACTCGCCGCGCACCGAAATATACTTGATGCTCTAAAGAGCGGAGATGCAACCACAGCAGAAGAATGGATGAAACGACATATTGAAGATTTCCGTCGCGGTTATGAACTCGCCAATCTTGATATTGACACTCCAATTACTCGCTTCCCTCTAGCAGGAGAAAACGATAGTGAATAA